From the genome of Glycine soja cultivar W05 chromosome 14, ASM419377v2, whole genome shotgun sequence:
ACTCAtagaatgtatgtatacatgaagGGTATATAGTAAATCCTGAAGGCTTGAATAGTACAATTGGATTTTTTCAaagttttaattcatttttttaagttcttataTCCTGAAGGATAAATAGTAAATACCGAAGGCTTACGATTTTTTTACACATACATTGAGTTCAATTTtcatactttattatttttaaaatatgtatatttatcatataaactaattaaacattgcttaaaaatatttttaaataattattataaaaattaacaattttatcaatcatacataatttataatttaaaaatatgtatttccATTTTCTTACACTTAATCATACTTCAAATTAGCTTCATGTATGACGGATTAATCTCTATAGCGTGGAAAAATAATCTTCCAATATTAAATTAGTAAGATACACAATAAGTTGTTTGTTCCATGGGTGATTTCTTTAAGAAATGTCTCATATAATTTcgtggatgaaaaaaatattgattaaagaaaaaatctcAATAAAAATGATGATCAATCAAGTTCCCATGACAGAAATTAATTGTAAGTACAATTGATGAATATcttatataaatgttataatgaTCCAAAAATTAGAAAGATGCAGCTCTTCttattcttcctttctttttgttaaaacaattgtatttatttataattttttgaactattttaataaaaattgtaaaataaagaggcatttaaaaaatatatttaaatttataaaataatatataaaatttttataaattatttttcaacgtAATCACTTATTCTAATATTTCCCTCCTCAATCCCAAATTTAGCTTTTTCTACATAAGAAGCATTGGTTGGTAGAAGTGGcaaatgaatctttcaagttATGGAGTGGGCTAAATAAAGTATAAACATAGGTTAAGTTGAGTCAACTCAAAATTATTAACAGAATAGTCTCCTCCAAAAAAAGTTAAGCActgcaattttatttatttacctttGTTGTGGTATTGacatttttttccccttttctctaagaaagaaaacatagataatttaattcaaaataagaatTTCAATACAGCTAaccacataataaaaaaatataataactagCATATAATTTTGATGTTCTTGTAAGAAAATGAACAACACTGTTAGCTTGTCGTCATATaaaaccttttagatatgatGTATTGCTAAAGTGGTATTGACATTTTCATATACACCTTTGGctattagtttaaaatattttgatctaATGCCACAAAAGCTTTGGATTCTCTGTCTGTTTATGGTACATAAGCCCCCTACACGTACCACATTTTATCTCCataccttttaattttaaacattgcGTGGACTGTGTTGTGACTCTCTTGTGGTATTTTCTACCATAGAAGGGCTAGTCACGATCAACAAAAGTGATATATCGTACATGTCCAATACCAAAATAAACTAGTACattcttcattttaaaaaaacaaattaattacttgttttgtttaatattgaagaactaattttaaatcttaAGTTGATTTTAGATTACAACAAATTTGATTAACTTTTAcgttgaattaaaattttatctctatcttgattttataataaaaatatcgtCATATAAATCAGTTAACATTCATCTAAACACAACTTTAATGGAACATTTTATGATTCAGATTCATCAATGATAATATGAGAGCCAATATTTGGCTTCAATTTCGAATCGACTCTCAAATCTCAATCAAGAGCCACAAGCTAGGCGAATCCTATCAATTTTTAACgcaacaattaattaatagatGTTACTAACCAGTGtcagttaaaaaatttaaagaaaaaaatatttattgcctaaattataaaagtataaaaaattttataaacaacaaaatttcttgtcttctaataaaattatttatactttaTCCTATTTAACTAATACTatcattagttaacatttttcttaattaattaattactccttgtataaaatgataaagcatcatttcaaaactcaaaacttACACCTTTCTCGTGTTGGAGCGTCATTGATGGCTGGAGAAACAGGCGACCTAActttaaaaaacaagaaaattcaaaattcaaaattgaaaaagaagcaTGATAGTAGTCTTAATTActatcaaaatcaaatattaaaaacaataatgtaatTAGGAGAGGGGAGAGAAAAAGAAGGGGGTGATTggtaatttgaataaaaaggaTTGAGgtagtaaacaaaaaaaggtgGAATTAATTTGGTTCACCTGATTCTGCTGCCAATCACATTCACATGCAAATgcaatgtatgtatgtatatttaTTGTTGGCCACCTATTTTGCCGGCCCCGGTCCGGTTCTCTCATACGGCGTCGTTTTCGGGTGTGCGACTATTGTCTCTTCTCTTCCCTTCGTCGGTTACCataattctctctctctttcttcttctccctctTCTTCACACTGAGTTGACTGAGTCTTCGTAACTCGCTCTCTACTCTCTCTGCTACTCATCGCATTCTCTGCATTTCTCCTCCGATcacattttctctctcttcgtTTGGTAATCTCTCTCTCTACTCTCCACTGTAATTGTAGTGATCCGTTAGCGCAATTCAGATTACTGTATCGTTTTGTTTCTCCGTTTTCGAATCGAATGTTGTGGTGTTAGGGTTTAGGATTGAAATGCGAGTGTCTGTGAATGGATATTCGGGGAGTGTAGTGCGGGTGATAACCAGATCTtgctgttttgttttgtttttccttttttgcttggATTTTTTTTGGGGTGATTTGGCTGCCCGGCTTCAATTTCGCATTGAATCTGTTGGTTTATGGATTTTATCTGCGctgtttgttcttattttggTTCTGCTTTGATCTCCTTAGTATTGCAATGTTTATCTGTCTTGACGCTCGTGAATCATGTATAATGCTTCGAATTGTGCTTTCTCGTTTCGTGTCTAGAGAGTTGTGTGTGGTGATTTTTAGTGTATTTGGATGTCATGTTTGAAGTGGAAATTCAGTTCTAAGATTGGAATTGGTTTTGGAAATtcgatttattattattatttttcgaaTGAATGAGATTGAgaacaagaaagaagagaatgtTGAATTTCCAAAATTAGGGGAGGGCTGGAAAATTAGGAGGGAATCAGAATGAGAACTAATCATGTTTGTTCTATGGACTAATAGAGTGTATGCTTGTTTAGGGGGAAGGGGATGTTATGGCACTGCACCATATTTTCATGACTGTGTCTTTGTTGTTAAGTTCAGATCTTGACTTAAGAGTGTGCTTTGGATCTTAAATTTATTCTTTACATTGAACTTGTTTTCAGAAGAAATTGGATGGTGTTTTGAGCAGCTCTTATTGTTGAGTTTCATTGGATGTTTTCATTTTGATCTCAGACTATAGCTGACAAGGATGTCGGAGAAAGCTCTTAGGGATCTCAATACAATTCTTGGTACTGAAAGGAAGAATGAGGACTCCAGTAAGGCATGTTTATCCAAGCCTTCTGTTGATAATGCTGATGAAAATATTGAAGAatggcaaaagaaaaagaacagttCCTCCTTGGTTTCTCCAGCTGTTAATGGAAATCAGGCTGTGACTGCTAATTCCAGTGCAGAGGTTGTAAATGCAGAAGTAGAATATATTGAATCTGAGAACTTGAATGATGTAGACGATGCTGATACTTGTCTCAAGGTATTTTCTTATCCACTTTTTGGGTTGAGGGACTTGCAGGGTTTGAAAGTTGATAACCATTAAAACTGGTCTAGCTTAAATGTgggtgttttattttttttagttatttacctTTGGTTGTTAGCCTTTTAGAAAAATGCAACACTTGTATTATGTGAAAATAGTTATTTGTTTTTGCTACAGACTCTCTTGGCTGGACTTGACTCAAAGGATTGGGTCCTGGTTTGTGACACACTGAATAACGTACGTCGATTGTCTATATTTCATAAGGAAGCAATGCTTGATGTGCTGTAAGTATCAAACTctatctttttttggttttctgatTGAAAGAtggtttttaaaatcaaaatagcaTTGATTAATACATTAtggattttatttggatttattaaattattcatatgTTATCTGGTAAATAGGGGGGATGTGATCACATCTATTGCAAAGTCCCTGAAAAGTCCTAGAAGTGCTGTTTGCAAAACTGCCATTATGACATCTGCAGACATTTTCAGTGCATATAATGATCGTATACTAGATTCATTGGACCCTCTCGTAAGTTAACTTTGTCATGTGTACTAATAAATTTCCTCACATAAGCAGTATGAAATCTCAAACTACGCTTGATAGTTTTATTCgcaaattaacatttatttgGTCAATGCAGCTAGTACAACTTCTTCTCAAGGCTTCACAAGACAAACGCTTTGTATGTGAGGCAGCTGAAAAAGCCTTGATAGCAATGACTACTTGGATTTCCCCTATTTCTTTATTGCCAAAATTGCAACCATGCCTTAAGAATAAGAATCCTCGTATCCGTGCAAAGGCATCAATGTGCTTTTCTCGAAGTGTTTCACGACTGGTATGAGTACATTTATGATTTTTGCCTATATTGATGACTATTAAGACATGCTCATATTGATTACTTTTGTCATGAAGTGATTTTCTCttgagcaaaataaaaataaacgtaAATAAAAACTTTAGGAAGCAGATTAATGATGCAGCATAAGAACCTTCCTCGCTGATGACTTTGAAATTCCAAAAATGTCTGCCTTATTATGGACATCTGGTTGAATTTTGAATGGGTTCTGTTTCACTCTGAAATTTGTTCAACAAATCTTCCTATGTCTATGATTTGTGGAATGGTTTATCATGAACcctataaatcatatttttttgttgatatatGGCCAAACATAGCATCATCAAATAGAAGgatattttttttgctaatgAGAAATACGccttaattgataatatatatggCATGCCCTAAAAGATTTTCTTTGATTATTAGGTAAATGTTTTATGTTTCTGGGTTAATGCCAATCTGCTTGACCTGCTAGTAACAATGACCTTGtttctattttaagtcaaccatGCAATGCTCTGAAACTGTTGGTAAAAcaatcaatatatatgtattagtCTGTCTCTCTTTCTCTAGAATCTTTTCTTTGATTCTTGTTATCAATAGATCCATCCTTCAACAAAATTATTGAAGGGtggggttttttttaaaaagatatctAAGTTTACTACGCTGCATTATCTTAATTGGAATTTGGTTGAACTAGTAAGGGTCATGATTCATGAATATGGGCAGCCTACTTTTGCAACTGGATGCGGAGCATTAACATTTACTGATTTGTATCCTTGAACAGGGGGAAGAAGGCATAAAGACATATGGGATTGACAAATTGATCCAAGTAGCTGCATCTCAGTTGAGTGACCAGCTCCCTGAGTCCAGGGAAGCAGCCCGAACTCTACTTCTTGAGCTTCAAAATGTGTATGAGAAATCTTCTCATGATCTCATGCCAGCTACTCCTGTCAATAGTGATCATAATAATGTCAATGGTGATTCTGTGAATGAGGATTCAGAGGTGAGATCTTGGGAAAGCTTCTGTCAGTCAaagctttctccactaagtgcTCAAGCTGTACTTCGTGTGACCAGTATCGCTCGGGAGGGTCTTGTTTCATAACACGCACATTTTTACTTCACTTAGCGGACTTCATCGTTTCCTGGTTTGCTTATCATTTTCTTCTGTAAATACAGTTCGACAATTGAGCCCAAGATTTATAATGTGTATTCTATTATTTTCCCCCTATTTGTGGTTACCTACATTACTTTTGATTAATACTACTACTAGATAAATGGACCGTGCATCGCACTGGAAAAATTATGAGTATAATCTTTGGTCTTGTAACTGTATTTGGATGATTATGGTTACACTAAGtccatttttaatgaaaaatagtaaatttcaaattactaatttaaatgttctttgtttttaattttttaaaatttaaataaagcatttgtaaaaaaaattaaataattaaaattactaaatttatatttaattatttaacctcAATTATTTCCAATTTCAGTAAAGtatttgacattttaaaaaaaattactttattttaatgtgacttattttgtgtaattaactattttgaaaattcaACTTATTGAAGATAGTACGTGGAGCTTCAAAAAGTTATCTTTAACCATTATGAATGAATATAATTaccttttacatataaaaaattaatagtaacaaaatgcataaaaaacgTAAACAATGACCAACCAAAAAAGAACCCATCTTAATCCACTTTtttacataagaaaaataataaaagccaCTTTAATATACACTATTTAATACAATAacttatgtttttaattctttaaatttgagtgattttgttttttttttcccctccatttgaagttattttttttaatccttctaTAAAGTTACTTTAATATgcactattttgttttttaatcctTCTATCTTATGACAACTTTAAACtgtctgaatttgattttttatttaaagtatattttttgtgattaaACCACTAGAAttaagtcaataaaaaaaattaaaatagttttaaaaaagttaatgacttttttttattaacttgattgtaataatttaaaataataaatcaatttttggCTATCGAAAGTCAGCACAAATTAAGAATTTGTTAGTTTTCATTTGACTCAGTGTTGAGAGGGATTAAAAAgagtattataaaattttaaagactaaaaaataaatagtttaaattttaagagaTTAATATATTTAACTCTAAAACAATTAACCGTTTATattgttaagttttttttaagtacgagata
Proteins encoded in this window:
- the LOC114385276 gene encoding uncharacterized protein LOC114385276, translating into MSEKALRDLNTILGTERKNEDSSKACLSKPSVDNADENIEEWQKKKNSSSLVSPAVNGNQAVTANSSAEVVNAEVEYIESENLNDVDDADTCLKTLLAGLDSKDWVLVCDTLNNVRRLSIFHKEAMLDVLGDVITSIAKSLKSPRSAVCKTAIMTSADIFSAYNDRILDSLDPLLVQLLLKASQDKRFVCEAAEKALIAMTTWISPISLLPKLQPCLKNKNPRIRAKASMCFSRSVSRLGEEGIKTYGIDKLIQVAASQLSDQLPESREAARTLLLELQNVYEKSSHDLMPATPVNSDHNNVNGDSVNEDSEVRSWESFCQSKLSPLSAQAVLRVTSIAREGLVS